A window of the Lysinibacillus irui genome harbors these coding sequences:
- a CDS encoding ABC transporter ATP-binding protein: MFDVLSKLGWFFKKYWKQYTVAIVLLMIASGLEVVPPYLLGTIIDLLTAGEMTPAILTKYILIFIGIIIGGYLLNFVWQFRLFEGAINLEKILRRNLMQHFLRMTPTFYEKNRTGDLMARATNDLNAVSLTAGFGIMTLIDSTIYMGFIIFAMGYMISWKLTFFAMLPVPIMAILIQYLGKIVHERYMKAQDAFGELNDSVLESVAGVRVVRAYVQEKKDEANFADMSETVYAKNIHTAKINALFGPITKVGTGISYVVALGYGAYLVSTEAMTVGQLVTFNVYLGLAVWPIFAIGELINVMQQGNASLDRVQETLNYEADVQNIPNPQMIATPKAIGFDDLTFQYPMSQVKNLQQISLSLKKGQTLGIVGKTGAGKTTFLRQLLREYPIGQGQLLIDGIDITAQTKEQILDWIGYVPQDHVLFSRTIRENILFGKEDATQAELQQAIRAAYFEKDLENLPMGLETLVGEKGVSLSGGQKQRVSIARALIKDPEILMLDDSLSAVDAKTEARIIENIQRERHGKTTIITTHRLSGIQHADVIIVLDDGQIVEQGTHEELLSQQGWYKEQFDRQQLEGGAS; this comes from the coding sequence ATGTTTGACGTTTTAAGTAAATTAGGCTGGTTCTTTAAAAAATATTGGAAGCAATATACAGTTGCGATAGTGCTGCTGATGATTGCCAGTGGGCTGGAAGTTGTTCCTCCCTATTTGCTCGGTACTATTATCGATCTGTTGACTGCAGGAGAAATGACGCCAGCAATTTTAACAAAGTATATATTAATTTTCATTGGGATTATTATTGGGGGATATCTATTAAATTTTGTGTGGCAATTCCGACTATTTGAAGGGGCTATAAACCTGGAGAAAATTTTACGTCGCAATTTAATGCAGCATTTTTTACGGATGACCCCAACGTTTTATGAGAAAAACCGCACAGGGGATTTAATGGCACGTGCAACAAATGATTTAAATGCCGTCTCCTTAACAGCAGGCTTTGGTATTATGACGTTGATTGACTCAACGATTTATATGGGCTTTATCATTTTTGCGATGGGCTATATGATTTCGTGGAAGCTAACATTTTTTGCGATGTTGCCTGTACCTATAATGGCCATCCTAATTCAATATTTAGGGAAAATCGTTCATGAGCGCTATATGAAGGCACAAGATGCATTTGGTGAGCTGAACGATAGTGTACTTGAATCTGTAGCGGGCGTGCGAGTGGTGCGTGCCTATGTGCAGGAAAAAAAGGATGAGGCTAATTTCGCAGATATGAGTGAAACAGTCTATGCGAAAAATATTCATACAGCTAAAATTAACGCTTTATTTGGTCCAATAACAAAAGTTGGGACTGGGATTAGTTATGTTGTAGCGCTTGGCTATGGAGCTTACTTAGTGTCAACGGAGGCCATGACTGTTGGGCAACTGGTCACATTTAATGTCTATTTAGGGTTAGCTGTTTGGCCAATCTTCGCCATTGGAGAGTTAATCAATGTAATGCAGCAAGGGAATGCCTCACTTGATCGGGTGCAGGAAACATTGAACTATGAAGCCGATGTTCAAAATATTCCGAATCCACAAATGATTGCGACACCTAAAGCAATTGGTTTTGATGATTTAACATTCCAATATCCAATGAGTCAGGTGAAAAACCTACAGCAAATTTCACTATCATTAAAAAAAGGCCAAACGCTTGGCATTGTTGGTAAAACTGGAGCGGGGAAAACAACGTTCCTACGCCAATTATTACGAGAATATCCAATCGGTCAGGGTCAGCTTTTGATTGATGGTATCGATATTACGGCTCAAACGAAGGAACAGATTCTTGATTGGATTGGTTATGTACCACAAGATCATGTACTTTTCTCTCGTACTATCCGTGAAAATATATTATTTGGGAAAGAAGATGCGACCCAAGCTGAATTGCAGCAGGCCATTCGTGCCGCGTATTTTGAAAAAGATCTAGAAAACTTACCAATGGGTCTTGAAACACTTGTTGGGGAAAAAGGTGTATCTCTTTCAGGCGGTCAAAAACAACGTGTGTCTATTGCTCGTGCGTTGATTAAAGATCCTGAAATTTTAATGCTTGATGATTCGCTTTCCGCTGTCGACGCGAAGACAGAGGCAAGAATTATTGAAAATATTCAGCGTGAACGTCATGGTAAAACGACGATTATTACGACGCATCGCCTATCAGGCATCCAACATGCTGATGTCATTATCGTATTGGATGATGGGCAAATAGTAGAGCAGGGAACACATGAGGAACTTCTTTCACAACAAGGATGGTATAAAGAGCAATTTGACCGTCAGCAGCTAGAAGGAGGTGCCTCATGA
- the crcB gene encoding fluoride efflux transporter CrcB, with protein MKSFIAVGIGGIFGAISRYSLSVIIPNTGPFPLTTLFINLLGCFCLAWLFTSFTKRTPIVLGIGTGFCGAFTTFSTFSLDTLLLLENGEWLQAILYVVASVVGGLACAWLGIRVARGHVV; from the coding sequence TTGAAGTCATTTATAGCGGTGGGAATTGGCGGTATATTTGGTGCCATTAGTCGGTATAGTCTTAGTGTTATTATTCCAAATACAGGACCATTTCCTTTAACGACACTGTTTATCAATTTACTTGGTTGCTTTTGCTTAGCATGGCTTTTTACTTCTTTTACAAAGCGCACACCAATTGTACTTGGGATTGGTACGGGCTTTTGTGGCGCCTTTACCACCTTTTCGACATTTTCCTTAGATACACTATTACTCCTAGAAAATGGCGAGTGGCTTCAGGCTATACTTTATGTTGTGGCTAGTGTCGTAGGTGGACTAGCTTGTGCATGGCTCGGAATTCGAGTGGCTAGGGGGCATGTAGTATGA
- a CDS encoding fluoride efflux transporter FluC codes for MIFVGIGGFFGALTRFYLGKLLAHPYPWATFIINSTGSFALGLVFALQLSDWLWQLIGIGFLGAYTTFSTFGFESLQLIEQQKWGQVISYIVSTVLVGILFAVIGYLVV; via the coding sequence ATGATTTTTGTAGGAATAGGTGGATTCTTTGGTGCTCTTACAAGATTTTATCTAGGTAAATTACTAGCACATCCATACCCGTGGGCAACGTTTATTATCAATAGTACAGGTTCGTTTGCACTTGGACTTGTATTTGCTCTACAGCTTAGTGATTGGTTATGGCAACTGATTGGCATTGGCTTTTTAGGAGCCTATACGACATTCTCCACTTTTGGATTTGAATCACTCCAGCTGATTGAACAGCAAAAATGGGGGCAGGTCATTAGCTATATCGTTAGTACCGTGTTAGTTGGCATATTGTTTGCTGTTATTGGTTATCTAGTAGTGTAA
- a CDS encoding SIR2 family NAD-dependent protein deacylase, with translation MTIKRLSEWLQTSTNTVILTGAGMSTESGIPDFRSASGWWKNIDPRAVATTEALTENYSLFHEFYKMRLENLEKAAPHEGHQILADWEQRGIVSLVATQNVDGFHQLAGSQKVEELHGSIRSIRCHRCQQAASMEHFLSKASCSHCGGKLRPNVVLFGESLPQISWHTSMEAIKKAELVLVLGTSLEVYPVNQLPMMTSGKTVYINLDMSQHATPFDLKIEGKIKEVLQQLEV, from the coding sequence ATGACAATAAAACGTTTAAGTGAATGGCTGCAAACATCAACGAACACGGTCATTTTAACAGGAGCGGGCATGTCAACAGAAAGTGGAATTCCAGATTTCCGTTCAGCATCGGGCTGGTGGAAAAATATTGATCCTCGAGCTGTAGCGACAACTGAGGCATTGACAGAAAATTATTCTTTATTTCATGAGTTTTATAAAATGCGCCTTGAAAATTTAGAAAAAGCAGCACCTCACGAAGGTCATCAAATTTTAGCGGATTGGGAACAAAGGGGAATCGTTTCATTAGTGGCTACTCAAAATGTGGATGGTTTTCATCAATTGGCAGGAAGTCAAAAAGTAGAGGAATTACATGGTTCGATACGTTCCATTCGTTGTCACCGTTGCCAGCAGGCGGCTTCCATGGAGCATTTCTTGAGCAAGGCTAGTTGCAGTCATTGTGGTGGCAAACTTCGTCCAAATGTCGTTCTATTTGGAGAAAGTCTACCGCAAATTAGCTGGCACACGTCAATGGAGGCGATTAAAAAGGCTGAACTTGTCCTTGTCTTAGGAACAAGCCTTGAGGTATACCCCGTAAACCAGCTGCCGATGATGACAAGTGGGAAAACCGTTTATATTAATTTAGATATGTCGCAGCATGCAACGCCATTCGATTTAAAAATAGAGGGGAAAATAAAAGAAGTGTTGCAACAATTAGAAGTGTAA
- a CDS encoding trimeric intracellular cation channel family protein yields the protein MTWSVLHIIGIIAYAISGAFVALQANYSFIGIFVLGLTTSYGGSIIRNVVLDIPVSDIWERHSLLVVLITLTTLLFIKRDWIHHWNRWGYFFDSIGLASFAIQGGLLAKSLNHDLGIIIIASMFTGVGGGMIRDLLAGRTPLALREEIHAVLTFLCALCIWARWSSPLELSIIVIAIVLIRMLSVNNKLKWERPFKQSH from the coding sequence GTGACTTGGTCAGTTTTACACATCATTGGTATTATTGCATACGCGATTAGCGGAGCATTTGTGGCTTTACAGGCCAACTATTCGTTTATTGGTATATTTGTGCTTGGTCTAACAACCTCTTACGGAGGTTCCATCATTCGCAACGTTGTCCTTGATATACCTGTGTCAGATATATGGGAGCGTCATTCCTTACTCGTTGTCCTCATCACGCTAACGACCCTTTTATTTATCAAAAGGGATTGGATACATCACTGGAACCGATGGGGATATTTCTTTGATTCGATTGGCCTTGCTTCTTTTGCTATACAAGGAGGGTTATTAGCAAAAAGCTTGAATCATGATCTAGGCATCATTATCATCGCTTCGATGTTTACAGGTGTGGGGGGAGGAATGATTCGTGATTTATTAGCTGGTCGAACGCCACTTGCATTAAGAGAAGAAATACATGCCGTATTGACTTTTTTATGTGCTCTTTGCATATGGGCACGGTGGAGCAGCCCTCTTGAGTTGTCGATAATCGTTATTGCCATCGTGCTCATTCGAATGTTATCTGTAAATAATAAATTAAAATGGGAGCGTCCTTTTAAACAATCTCACTAG
- a CDS encoding helix-turn-helix transcriptional regulator: MSQEQSYTIEEVAQLLKVSKLTVYDLVKKGDLPVFRVGRQMRVDRMDLQAYIQKRKTGTTQKVPVPKIGNQAKQYPKIIISGQDLVLDLLAKYIEKRQSIKVLRSHEGSFNGVMALYNGECDIASLHMFDGDTGDYNTPYVKKIFVSHPFILFNVISRRAGFYVQKGNPLQLQSFEDFKTTACKLINREKGSGARTLLDEQLRIHHISPSTIEGYHNEEMSHLDVASAVANGHADVGIGIEKMAKLINVDFIPVVTERYDIVLFKSPENQPLIDLVKEILTAPDFQAEVAALGDYDISQMGQVMYETL, translated from the coding sequence ATGTCACAAGAACAATCCTATACGATTGAAGAAGTCGCACAATTATTAAAGGTTTCAAAATTAACAGTTTATGATTTGGTGAAAAAAGGAGATTTGCCCGTTTTCCGTGTCGGCCGGCAAATGCGGGTAGATCGTATGGACTTGCAAGCCTATATTCAAAAACGTAAAACAGGTACAACTCAAAAAGTGCCCGTGCCAAAGATAGGCAATCAAGCAAAACAATATCCTAAAATTATTATTAGTGGACAGGATTTAGTGTTGGATTTATTAGCAAAATATATTGAGAAAAGACAATCGATTAAAGTATTACGTTCCCATGAAGGTAGCTTTAATGGTGTCATGGCGTTGTATAACGGAGAATGTGATATTGCGAGTTTACATATGTTTGATGGTGATACAGGAGACTATAATACACCCTATGTAAAAAAGATTTTTGTGAGCCATCCTTTCATACTTTTCAATGTCATTTCACGTCGAGCAGGTTTCTATGTTCAAAAAGGAAATCCGTTGCAACTTCAATCATTTGAAGATTTTAAGACTACAGCGTGTAAGCTAATCAATCGTGAGAAGGGCTCGGGTGCTCGGACTTTATTAGATGAACAATTGCGAATTCACCACATCTCACCATCCACTATTGAGGGGTACCATAACGAAGAAATGAGTCATCTTGATGTTGCCTCTGCTGTAGCAAATGGTCATGCAGATGTTGGAATAGGAATTGAAAAAATGGCTAAGCTCATTAATGTCGATTTTATACCTGTAGTAACAGAGCGTTATGACATTGTGTTATTCAAATCACCTGAAAATCAACCATTAATTGATCTAGTGAAGGAAATTTTGACTGCACCAGATTTTCAGGCGGAAGTGGCTGCTTTAGGAGATTATGATATTTCACAGATGGGTCAAGTCATGTATGAAACGTTGTAA
- the modA gene encoding molybdate ABC transporter substrate-binding protein, translating to MRKYFYSFFATVFILGGLLAGCSSQENEVSANNPVELTISAAASLQDALKELQTIYEKEHESIKIHFNFGGSGALQQQILQGAPVDLFLSAAEDKFDTLVEEGMIDRQQGINLLANELVLVVPKHNAKQIHSFEDLQQAGKLALGTPETVPAGQYGVDTLKNMQLWDLLESKVVYTKDVRQVLTYTETENVDAGIVYRTDALVSDKVDIVATADQGMHAPIIYPVGVLKASKHTNEAENFYQFLQTDEAISVFKKYGFKGVQ from the coding sequence ATGAGAAAATACTTTTATAGTTTCTTTGCAACAGTGTTTATACTAGGAGGTCTATTAGCTGGCTGTAGTAGCCAAGAAAATGAGGTCTCAGCAAATAATCCTGTTGAATTAACAATTTCTGCGGCAGCTAGTTTACAGGATGCCTTAAAAGAACTTCAAACAATTTATGAAAAAGAACATGAATCCATCAAAATCCACTTTAACTTTGGTGGTTCAGGTGCATTGCAACAACAAATTTTACAGGGTGCTCCTGTAGATCTTTTCTTGTCAGCAGCAGAGGATAAATTCGATACCCTTGTAGAAGAAGGAATGATTGATCGACAGCAAGGAATCAATTTATTAGCAAACGAATTAGTATTAGTCGTTCCTAAACATAATGCGAAACAAATTCATTCCTTTGAAGATCTACAGCAAGCAGGGAAATTAGCGCTTGGTACACCCGAAACCGTACCTGCTGGGCAGTATGGTGTGGACACATTAAAAAATATGCAGCTTTGGGATCTACTTGAATCGAAAGTGGTCTACACAAAAGATGTGCGGCAAGTCCTTACTTATACCGAAACAGAAAATGTGGATGCTGGAATCGTTTATCGAACAGATGCCCTTGTCTCCGATAAAGTCGATATCGTTGCCACTGCGGATCAGGGTATGCACGCGCCGATTATTTATCCTGTAGGTGTCCTAAAAGCTAGTAAGCATACTAACGAGGCGGAAAATTTTTATCAATTTTTACAGACGGATGAGGCCATAAGTGTCTTTAAAAAATATGGATTTAAAGGAGTCCAATAA
- the modB gene encoding molybdate ABC transporter permease subunit, which produces MSVDFWSPLKLSIEIAFVAGIMAIVAGILIGKWMATRHFKGKVVLETLLLLPLVLPPTVVGFLLIVLFGKNSMLGNLIVWLFDQPVMFTWWAAVIASTIVAFPLMYQSAKTGFASVEKDIENAARMDGANEWQVFLYVSIPLALKSLVSGGILSFTRALGEFGATLMFAGNIPGKTQTTPLAIYMALDSGNMTLAWTWVLCMVAISFIMLLSIHLLKV; this is translated from the coding sequence ATGAGCGTTGATTTCTGGTCTCCGCTCAAGCTTTCGATAGAGATTGCCTTTGTCGCAGGAATAATGGCGATAGTAGCAGGTATTCTAATAGGCAAATGGATGGCTACACGTCATTTTAAAGGTAAAGTAGTGCTTGAAACCTTGTTATTGCTGCCACTTGTTTTACCCCCTACTGTAGTAGGTTTCCTGCTTATTGTTTTGTTCGGAAAAAATAGTATGCTAGGCAATTTAATTGTGTGGCTTTTTGATCAGCCAGTCATGTTCACTTGGTGGGCAGCCGTCATTGCTTCTACAATCGTCGCTTTTCCATTAATGTATCAGTCCGCTAAAACTGGCTTTGCCTCTGTTGAAAAAGATATCGAAAACGCGGCACGTATGGATGGCGCAAATGAATGGCAGGTCTTTCTATATGTGTCCATTCCCCTCGCATTAAAGTCACTAGTATCTGGTGGAATTTTAAGTTTTACAAGAGCTTTGGGTGAGTTTGGAGCAACTCTAATGTTTGCGGGAAATATTCCAGGGAAGACACAAACAACCCCACTTGCAATTTATATGGCGCTTGATTCAGGGAACATGACACTTGCCTGGACATGGGTTTTGTGTATGGTTGCCATTTCTTTTATTATGCTTCTTAGCATTCATCTCCTGAAAGTATAA
- the moaD gene encoding molybdopterin converting factor subunit 1, whose protein sequence is MINILLFAHLQEVVGKSKLTVELSDVSVAQLKEWMEQQYPELSLQQMMTAINEEFATDTTIINSGDTIAFIPPISGG, encoded by the coding sequence GTGATTAATATTTTATTATTTGCTCACTTACAGGAAGTAGTTGGGAAATCGAAGCTCACGGTAGAGCTCTCAGATGTGTCGGTTGCTCAATTGAAAGAGTGGATGGAACAGCAGTATCCGGAGCTATCATTACAACAAATGATGACAGCCATTAACGAGGAATTTGCGACAGATACAACGATTATCAACTCGGGTGACACGATCGCTTTTATACCACCAATCAGTGGGGGGTGA
- a CDS encoding molybdenum cofactor biosynthesis protein MoaE, producing the protein MTSALFEIIDKPIDVEEVRQKVLNRNAGAITLFIGTVREMTNGKKTLHLEYQAYPAMAIKMFEQIAKEIQEQWSEVKVAITHRVGHLAISDIAVVIAVSSPHRKVAYRANEYAIDRIKQIVPIWKKEHWEDGTEWIGDQLENVPYPQGKPAIQEEEKCD; encoded by the coding sequence ATGACGTCAGCATTATTTGAAATTATTGATAAACCTATTGATGTAGAGGAAGTAAGACAAAAAGTACTTAATCGAAATGCTGGGGCTATTACACTTTTCATTGGCACCGTGCGTGAAATGACGAATGGTAAAAAAACATTGCATTTAGAGTATCAAGCCTATCCTGCTATGGCAATTAAAATGTTTGAACAGATTGCAAAGGAAATACAAGAACAATGGTCAGAAGTGAAAGTGGCCATCACCCATCGTGTAGGTCATTTAGCTATTTCGGATATCGCTGTAGTCATTGCTGTTTCATCACCACATCGTAAAGTGGCCTATAGGGCGAATGAATATGCGATTGACCGCATAAAGCAAATTGTGCCGATATGGAAAAAAGAACATTGGGAGGACGGGACTGAATGGATTGGCGATCAATTAGAAAATGTCCCTTATCCGCAAGGAAAACCTGCCATTCAGGAGGAGGAAAAGTGTGATTAA
- the mobB gene encoding molybdopterin-guanine dinucleotide biosynthesis protein B, producing MALGQNRKILQIVGYQNSGKTTLMEQLIKQATAAGLRVGTIKHHGHGGVPHVDASKDSGRHEKAGADVTAVAGAGTLRMSIHQNHWHLAEILEMYASFPLDVILIEGYKKEHYPKIVLLRTAQDEALLQQVSNIICVLYWPSYPLDSSLAIPAFSIHEEAQYMKFLWKEMRKPS from the coding sequence GTGGCCTTGGGACAAAATCGAAAAATCCTACAGATAGTTGGCTATCAAAATAGTGGAAAGACGACATTAATGGAGCAACTGATCAAGCAAGCTACAGCAGCAGGACTACGAGTAGGGACCATTAAGCATCATGGACATGGTGGAGTACCACACGTAGATGCTTCGAAGGATAGTGGTCGTCATGAGAAGGCGGGAGCAGATGTCACGGCAGTTGCGGGAGCAGGTACTTTACGGATGAGTATTCACCAAAATCATTGGCATCTGGCTGAAATACTAGAAATGTATGCATCCTTTCCACTGGATGTCATTCTAATTGAAGGCTATAAAAAAGAACATTATCCGAAGATCGTGCTCTTACGAACAGCACAGGATGAAGCTTTACTACAACAAGTTTCTAATATTATTTGTGTGCTCTATTGGCCAAGCTATCCACTTGATTCGTCACTAGCTATTCCAGCCTTTTCAATTCATGAAGAAGCACAGTATATGAAGTTTTTATGGAAGGAAATGAGGAAACCATCATGA
- a CDS encoding molybdopterin molybdotransferase MoeA, with the protein MVEKRQPIPVAEAVHRVMDYAFQAKKELVPLTHVHGRFIAEAIRADHDVPAFDRSPYDGYAIRSIDSREASSQQPVRFQVVGEIGAGYVYDEVVGERQAVRIMTGAPIPQGCDVVVMLELTYTFEENDQKYMSIKRSFEAGTNISYKGEDVQQGAILIERGQYINPGVMALLATFGYEQVPVYRRPVIGVIATGSELLEPGEPLQPGKIRNSNAYMMMAQIERAGAEVKYFGKLSDDLNLCIEHVEKALQEVDVLITTGGVSVGDYDYLPAIYEAIDAKVLFNKIAMRPGSVTTVAARRGQLLFGLSGNPSACYVGFELFVRPIIRTACGNQKPHLRREQAILGADFTKPNPFTRFVRASAYYEKGQLVAVPSGFDKSSAVSSLATANAFIVLPGGSRGYEKGMSVAVLLLEDKQGSEWPWDKIEKSYR; encoded by the coding sequence ATGGTAGAAAAAAGACAACCAATTCCTGTGGCAGAAGCTGTTCATCGTGTAATGGATTATGCCTTTCAAGCAAAAAAGGAGCTTGTGCCATTAACGCACGTTCATGGACGTTTTATAGCAGAAGCTATTCGAGCTGACCATGATGTACCTGCCTTCGATCGTTCCCCTTATGATGGATATGCTATTCGTTCTATTGATAGCCGAGAAGCTTCCTCGCAGCAACCAGTCCGTTTTCAGGTCGTTGGGGAAATTGGTGCAGGCTATGTCTATGACGAGGTTGTTGGCGAACGACAAGCTGTCCGTATTATGACAGGTGCGCCTATACCACAAGGGTGTGATGTAGTTGTGATGCTGGAATTAACGTATACGTTTGAGGAAAATGACCAAAAGTATATGTCAATTAAACGGTCATTTGAGGCGGGTACCAATATATCCTACAAGGGAGAAGATGTGCAGCAAGGTGCCATCCTCATTGAACGAGGGCAATATATTAACCCAGGAGTCATGGCCTTACTCGCTACTTTTGGTTATGAGCAAGTGCCTGTTTATCGTAGACCTGTCATTGGTGTGATTGCTACTGGTAGCGAATTACTAGAGCCAGGTGAACCTTTACAGCCTGGTAAAATTCGAAATAGTAATGCGTATATGATGATGGCTCAAATTGAACGTGCTGGCGCAGAAGTAAAATATTTCGGCAAATTAAGCGATGATCTCAATTTATGTATTGAGCATGTGGAAAAAGCCTTACAGGAAGTCGATGTTCTCATTACAACGGGTGGCGTTTCTGTAGGTGATTATGATTACTTACCAGCCATTTATGAAGCGATCGATGCAAAGGTATTGTTTAATAAAATAGCAATGCGCCCAGGTAGTGTGACAACGGTAGCGGCTCGCAGGGGACAATTACTATTTGGACTTTCTGGTAATCCTTCAGCTTGCTATGTAGGCTTTGAGCTATTTGTACGCCCAATTATTCGTACTGCATGTGGCAATCAAAAACCACATTTACGTCGAGAGCAAGCGATTTTAGGAGCAGATTTTACAAAGCCTAATCCATTTACACGCTTCGTACGAGCGAGTGCCTACTATGAAAAAGGTCAGTTAGTTGCTGTCCCATCTGGGTTTGATAAATCAAGTGCGGTGTCATCTTTAGCGACAGCCAATGCTTTTATCGTTTTACCGGGTGGCTCACGGGGCTATGAAAAAGGGATGTCAGTAGCAGTCCTATTGTTAGAAGATAAACAAGGAAGTGAGTGGCCTTGGGACAAAATCGAAAAATCCTACAGATAG
- a CDS encoding thiazole biosynthesis adenylyltransferase ThiF — translation MQNRYSRQQLFNSIGQAGQQSIQQKHVLIIGAGALGSASAEALVRAGVGKLTLIDRDYVEWSNLQRQQLYTEQDAQEKLPKVIAAKTRLQSINKEVDIHVAIMDACTESLLPLLVGVDVMVDATDNFDVRFVMNDLAQKHRIPWVYGSCVGSYGATYTIVPGTTPCLHCLLKVMPHTGMTCDTVGIISPTVQIVAAYQVAEVLKLLVGDEKALRKSYLTFDVWQNQHYEINVEKIRQEDCPSCGSKPIYPYLSYENQTKLEILCGRDAVQIRPPKPIYYQLEQLANQLRPYGEIQKNPYLLSCQAEDYRIVIFQDGRVVIHGIQDIQKAKSIYYRLLG, via the coding sequence ATGCAAAATAGATATTCTAGACAACAATTATTTAATTCTATCGGACAAGCAGGGCAGCAGTCCATCCAGCAAAAACATGTCCTCATTATAGGTGCGGGTGCATTGGGAAGTGCTAGTGCAGAAGCTCTTGTCCGTGCTGGTGTTGGTAAGCTGACGCTCATTGATCGTGATTATGTAGAATGGAGTAATTTACAAAGACAGCAATTATATACAGAACAAGATGCACAGGAAAAATTACCGAAAGTGATTGCTGCCAAAACAAGGCTCCAAAGTATCAACAAAGAGGTAGATATTCATGTCGCCATAATGGATGCTTGTACAGAGTCACTTCTGCCATTATTAGTAGGTGTCGATGTCATGGTTGATGCAACAGATAATTTTGATGTCCGCTTTGTGATGAATGATCTTGCACAAAAGCATCGAATTCCATGGGTGTATGGCTCTTGTGTTGGTAGCTATGGTGCGACCTATACGATTGTACCAGGTACAACACCTTGTTTGCATTGCTTGTTAAAGGTTATGCCCCATACAGGAATGACGTGTGATACGGTAGGAATTATTAGTCCAACAGTTCAGATCGTTGCTGCCTATCAAGTAGCAGAGGTTTTAAAGCTACTCGTTGGTGATGAAAAGGCCTTACGAAAAAGCTATTTAACATTTGATGTTTGGCAAAATCAACATTATGAAATCAATGTGGAAAAAATAAGGCAGGAGGATTGTCCCTCTTGTGGTAGCAAACCAATCTATCCTTATTTATCCTATGAAAATCAAACGAAATTAGAGATTCTTTGTGGACGAGATGCAGTACAAATACGACCTCCGAAGCCGATTTATTATCAGTTGGAGCAGCTAGCCAACCAGCTTCGTCCCTACGGTGAAATTCAAAAAAATCCTTACTTGCTATCATGTCAAGCCGAGGATTATCGAATCGTTATTTTTCAAGATGGTCGTGTCGTTATACATGGAATACAAGATATACAAAAAGCTAAAAGCATTTACTATCGTTTATTAGGTTAA
- a CDS encoding MogA/MoaB family molybdenum cofactor biosynthesis protein codes for MHPTHHQQPIQVAILTVSDTRTKADDHAGQRIQSLLQEATFEVRDYQLTKDEPQDIAMHVKNWCSDPTINTVIVTGGTGFTPRDQTYDTILPLFEKEMMGFGELFRTLSFEEIGPKAMFSRATAGSRQQTAIYVLPGSTNAVTLAMTKLIVPTVQHFVGELNRL; via the coding sequence GTGCATCCCACACATCACCAGCAACCCATTCAAGTTGCAATTTTAACCGTTAGTGACACACGCACAAAGGCAGATGATCATGCAGGTCAGCGTATTCAATCCTTGCTTCAAGAAGCTACATTTGAAGTAAGAGACTATCAACTAACAAAGGATGAACCACAGGATATCGCCATGCATGTGAAGAATTGGTGCAGTGATCCGACAATCAATACCGTTATTGTCACAGGTGGAACAGGATTTACACCAAGAGACCAAACCTATGACACCATTCTGCCGCTTTTTGAAAAGGAAATGATGGGATTTGGTGAGTTGTTTCGAACACTTAGTTTTGAAGAAATTGGTCCAAAAGCAATGTTTAGTCGGGCAACAGCTGGTAGCCGTCAGCAAACAGCTATCTATGTATTACCCGGTTCCACCAATGCAGTGACACTAGCTATGACAAAGCTTATTGTTCCAACAGTCCAACATTTTGTCGGTGAGTTGAATCGCTTATGA